The DNA window TGGGTTGCCGTGAAATGCCGACAAAGATTGACCGACCGTATACGAAGGAAGTGTAAACTTGCTCCTTTTGATGGCGTCGCTAGCCCCCCCACGCCTTCCACCTTCGTACTCAGCCTCGGGAATGTCATCGAATTCCAATCTCAGACGCTCTTGTATCTGATCAGTGCTCTTAAAGTCAGCAGCTTGCAGCTTGTTCTGAAGATTATTATATCTAACTACATTTGCTACGATAAAGTCTTTACTTGCCTTGACAAACCGAATCGGAATCTTGAGATCTCCAGACGGGTAGTTCTCGAGGCTGCCGATTGAGCCTGTAGTTTGCGCGCCATTTACGATTGCAATTCCAGTAATTTTCAGCTTTCTTCCGGACTTTGTGCGACGCCCAAGCTCATAATCGAGCACTAATGCTGTAACTCCGTTATTGTACACATAGAAATTCTTCGGCTGCGTGTTAGCAGTGCTTTTAATGCCGTTGTTAATGTTAGAATCACTATCTCTAGATCCTAGATACCCTCTCAGATTCGCAGAAAACAGGTCAGTCCCATATTTGTTGTATAATCTATACAGCCACTCACCACTTACATTAGTTACAACTGAACTCCAATCGGTCTCTTCGGTTTGCACAGCATCAGGAACAGAAAGATTAAACTCATCTGTTACAATGACCGTTCTCTCAGCCTGCATGTAAAGGCGACTAAGTTTATTTTTACACATTTCTTCAGAAAATATGTTGATGTCGCGACCAGAAGGGTAATTAGACAATGCTGCACGAGCAGATTTTTCAACCGCCCGAAGCTCTTCCTCGACATTTTTAGAGGAAGGATTATTGTGAACATACCATATATATATTTGCTTAACATCGCCAGAATTAATGGCTGACCTAAGTTCATCAGCTCGCCCCCTAATGCTGGGAGGCAATTTATCAATGTCTGCAGATAGAAGCCAAGTTATAGCGGTATTTAAATCAGATGCCTTGTTAGAAGGAGCAGCCTCGCGAACTCTCTGGGAAACATAACATTGGGCAATAATAGCAATTCTTCGTTCCTTATCGACGTATAGAACATCGCACTTCTTGTCATCACCACCTCCGGTGATGGACTCTGCTGCGATTGTTTGTATGTCATCAAGATTAAACCTAAGATTTATTGCGAAAACTCCGATTGCATCGTCTGACAGATTATAATTCTCCTTCATAATTCGGAATGCATTGAACCAGGAGGAATCTACATCTTGTGACATTATAGAGCCCTTACGATAATCTAGAAAATGGAAGCGGAGACATGATAATAGCACGCATGGGGGGAAATCAATCAAATCCGTTATCGCTTTCTAGCTTCGTGAAAACCGCATCATAAGCGAGGAAAAATTCCGCGATAGCATAGATAAAATTATCAATGCCTCAATGGTTTTCTCGCCACTTTTAAATTTTACTCTTAATGCTTAAAATAATAGCGAATAAATATAAAACGATATATTCAATAACCTGGACCGCACAACCACAAAGCGGTACACAACTTATTTCTAATACACATTCTCCCCAAACAAATTATCTTCATTTTGTTCTTCATTCTCACCTCCCCAACTCCCGCATAGCCCCGTCCAGCCCCTCCAGCGTCAGTGCGAACATGCGCCCGCCCATCAGGCGCTGGAGCAGGCGGGTGCTTTCCGTGTAGTCCCAGTATTGCGGAGGGGTCGGGTTCAGCCAGACCGCCTTGGCGTAGACCGACAGCAGGCGCTGCATCCACACCTGTCCGGCTTCCTCGTTCCAATGCTCGACGCTGCCGCCGGGGTAGACGATCTCGTAGGGGCTCATGGCGGCGTCGCCGACGAAGACCAGCTTGTAGTCGGCGGGATAGGTGTGCAGGACGTCCCAAGTGGAGATGCGCTCGGTATGGCGCCGCGCGTTGTCGCGCCAGACGCCCTCGTAAACGCAGTTGTGGAAGTAGAAGTGCTCCAGGTGCTTGAATTCGCTGCGCGCGGCGGAGAACAGCTCCTCCACCAGACGGATGTGGTCGTCCATCGAGCCGCCGATGTCGAGGAACAGCAGGACCTTGATCGTGTTGTGACGCTCCGGAACCATCTTCAGGTCGAGCCAGCCGGCGTTGTTGGCGGTGGCGCGGATGGTGCCGGGCAGGTCCAGCTCGCTGGCCGCGCCGCTGCGGGCGAATTTGCGCAGGCGGCGCAGGGCCACCTTGATGTTGCGGGTGCCGATCTCCACCCGGTCGTCCAGATTGCGGAACTCGCGGCGGTCCCACACCTTCACGGCGCGGCGGTGGCGGCTCTCGTGCTGGCCGATGCGCACGCCCTCCGGGTTGTAGCCATAGGCGCCGAAGGGGGAGGTGCCGGCGGTGCCGATCCATTTCGAGCCGCCCTGGTGCCGGCCCTTCTGCTCGGCAAGGCGCTGGGCCAGCGTCTCCATCAGCTTGTCCCAGCCGCCGAGCGCCTGGACCTGCGCCTTCTCCTCGTCGGTCAGGAAGCGTTCGGCCAGCTTGCGCAGCCACTCCTCCGGCAGGTCGGCGACGGGGACCTCCTCGCCGGCGGCTGGCGTGTCGTCGGTCAGGCCCTTGAAGGTGGCACCGAAGACGCGGTCGAAGCGGTCGAGATTGCGCTCGTCCTTAACCAAGCATGCACGACTGAGATAATAGAAATCCTCGACGCGGAAGGACGCGGTGCCCTGCTTCATGGCCTCCATGAGCGTCAGGTACTCCGTCAGCGAGACGGGGACGCCGGCCTTGCGCAGATCGAAGAAGAAACTCGTGAACATGAGAGCGGTCCTTCGCACGGTCCTACCAAGCGGAGAGTAATGCCCCAGCCGAGAGAACGCCATGAGCCTGCCGAACGCTTCATTGCCGAACGCCCCCCTCCTCGATTTCGCGCGGGCGCTGGATTTCGCCGCGCACAAGCACATCGACCAGCGCCGCAAGGGCGTGCGCGCCGAACCCTATGTCAACCACCTGTCGGAAGTGGCCCTGCTGGTGGCGGAGGCGACGGCCGGCAAGGACCCGGTCGTGGTGATCGCCGCGCTGCTGCACGACACGCTGGAGGACACCGACGCCAGCTATGAGGAGATCGAGCAGCTGTTCGGGGCGGAGGTGGTGCAGGTCGTCGCCGAGACCACCGACGACAAGCGCATGTCGAAGGCCGAGCGCAAGCAGCACCAGATCGACGCCGCGCCCCATGCCTCGACGCGGGCGAAGCTGGTGAAGCTGGCCGACAAGGTGTCGAACCTGCGCTCCATGGCGCACAGCCCGCCCGCCGACTGGCCGCTGTCGCGCAAGGTCGAATATTTCGAATGGGCGCATGCGGTGGTCGCCGGCCTGCGCGGCACCGACGCCCGGCTGGAGTCCCTGTTCGACCGCGCCTATCACGACGGGCTGGCGGAGCTGCGCGGACAGAGCGTGTGAGGGGGCCGGCATGCACGGGCCGGGAGGCTGAAACGGGGCCGGATTGATATCGCGCAATGCGGCTCCATGACGGAAGTCTTATGGAGAAGGGACAAAGCTGACGCCACCCGTGCCGCTGACGGCCGAGGAACCACGCCATGTCCCTTCCGCAAGACGACTCCACCCTCACCCGTCGCCCCGCCCAGGCCGCCAAACAGGGCGCACCGGCCCCGACCGAGCCGCATGAGGAGCCGGGCCGGCACTGGTTCGTGAACCGGCCGAAGGTCTATGCCGCCGACGTCAAGGGGCGTTTCCGCCAGTTGAAATGGGCGGCCCTGATCGTGCTGCTGGCGATCTACTACATCACGCCGTGGATTCGCTGGGAGCGCGGGCCGGGCATCCCGGACCAGGCCGTTCTGGTCGACATGGTCGGGCGCCGCGCCTATTTCCTGTGGATCGAGATCTGGCCGCAGGAGGTCTATTACCTGACCGGCCTGCTGATCCTGGGCACCTTCGGCATCTTCTTCGCCACCACGCTGGCCGGGCGCATCTGGTGCGGCTACGCCTGCCCGCAGACGGTGTGGACCGACCTGTTCATGTGGGTGGAGCGCAAGATCGAAGGGCCGCGCACCGCCCGCATCCGGCTGGACAAGGCGCCGATGACAGGGGCCAAGCTGGCGCGCAAGGGGGCCAAGCATGCGGCGTGGGTGGCGATCTCGGTGCTGACCGGCGGGGCGTGGGTCTTCTACTTCAACGACGCGCCGACGCTGATGAACGAGCTGCTGCACGGGCAGATCACCAGCGGCGTCGCCACCTTCATCGCGCTGTTCAGTTTCACCACCTATTTCTTCGCCGGCTGGGCGCGCGAGCAGATCTGCATCTATGTCTGCCCGTGGCGCAGCTTCCAGTCGGCGATGGTGGACGAGGACACCTTCCTGGTCACCTATGAGGACTGGCGCGGCGAGGGCCGCGCGCCGCTGCGCAAGTCGCAGAGCTGGGAGGAGCGCAAGGCGGCGGGGTTGGGCGACTGCATCGACTGCAAGCAGTGCGTCCATGTCTGCCCCACCGGCACCGACATCCGCGAGGGACAGCAGATCTCCTGCATCGGCTGCGGCCTGTGCGTCGATGCCTGCAACGACGTGATGAAGCAGATCGGCCGGCCCATCGACCTCGTGCGCTTCGACACCCAGTCGAACCAGATCGCCAAGATCGACGGCAAGCCGGAACGGGTGAAGCTGGTGCGCGCCCGCACCGTCATCTATTCGCTGATCATGCTGGTCGTGGCCTGCGCCATGGGCATCGCCCTGCTGCTGCGCCCGACGCTGGACGTCAGCGTGCTGCGCGACCGGGCGCCGCTGTTCGTGACGCTGTCGGACGGGTCGGTGCAGAACGCCTACACCATCAAGCTGCTGAACAAGACGCACATCGCCCGCAGCTATGCGGTGACGGTCGAGGGACTGACCGGCGCGCATCTGTCGGTGGCTGGCAATGACGAGGCCGGCAGCGGCACCAGCCTGACCCTGCGGGCGGAGGCCGACTCGGTGGCGACCTACCGCGTCTTCGTGAAGGTGCCGGCCGCGGCGGTGAAGTCGGGGTCGACGGATGTGTCGGTGATCGCCAAGGACCAGACCAGCGGCGAGGTCGGCAAGCACATCAGCGTGTTCATGGCGCCCTGATGGGCAAAAGGGAACCGGCGGAAAGCCCGACGCACTGGGCTTTCCGCTGTCCTGCGGAACCGCAGTCGCGGTGCGATCCGCCGCTACCGCAGGCTTAAGCTCAGGTTGCCAGATCGAGATATTTCAGGTCATTGCAATAGGTCATACTGGTATCGCCCTGCTTCAAATAGCATTCATTGAACTGAATCTTTTTGCCATCCTCACTGAAGCCGGAGAAGAAGTAATTGATCGTCGCCCCTTCTCCGGGATAGTGGTAATCTCCGCCATAAAAATAGTGGTCTTTGTTTAGATCGATGGAATATTTGTCTTTCCCAACCGTTATGGTCAACCACATTCTATTGAAATCACCCCACTTAGCGCCATCATAATCCATGACATATGTGCTTTTGTCATTGATCTTGGCCGGCTTTTTCATTTTGCTGTCCTGAGGGGAATTGAAAATAACGGTATCGTTGATCTTCAGATAATTGATCTCAAGGCTAGAGCAGGCCACATTGGTGAATGCGATGCTTCCCATTTTGGACTCTTCCTTTTCAATTGGAATTTCTGGAAACCATGACTGAGCGATTTGAATCAATCATGCAGTCTTGAGATACTTCAAGTCGCTTGAATATTTGTATCGGTCCAAATCAGGTGAGTTATAGGCGTAGTTGATCTGGATCGCTTTCTTGTCATCACTCAGCCCGCTGAGGATATAGCGCACTTTCGAACCGGAGCCAGGATAGCGGTACTGACCTCCGCCGAAATAGTGATCCTTGTTCAGATCAACCTTGTATGTTTGGCCATTCGTCTCGACTTCCATGATGAAATCGCTGAAACTCTGCCAATCCTTGTCTCTGTAATCAAACTCGACCGTCTGCAACCGGGCAATTTGGTATTGCCCGACCGATATGCTGGTTCCGTTGATTATCATTGACTTGAGATTCATTTTTCCACTCGTCAGATTGACGACACTGATATTCGCCATGGCCAGACCTCCATTGATTTGGTTGCGTCACCTTGCATCACCCCGCCGCACTGGCGTCATGGCAGGCAAAGGGCAATTTAAAGGAGGCGCATGCCAAAGAATGATCGACCATGTCGAATGATCGATCAAGCACTGGCGCGTTAAAGGTGTTTATTCGCCACAAAATTACAATTTTAAAACAGAGAAACCCGCATTCCATTCCCTGATGGTGACGAGTTGAATCAATTCTCTCCAAATGATTGAAAAACTTGTCGATCGTTGGAGATGACAGGACACCGGCGCACGGCTTTCCAATACCGGACTCGCAGGGAGTTGGAGAACTCCGCACAGCCCAACGATGTGGGCGCGCCTTCCTGTTGATCTGAGGCCGCGGTTGCCGGGCACGCAGAGCGGCCCGGACCGCGGCGCCGATCCCTCAAGTGCCGGCGAGCTTGGTTCTGGTGCGCTTGACCGTGGCCGGCGGCGGGGCGTCGCCGGTGGGGTCGTCGAGGGCGCTCAGCAGGCGTTCCTTGATCTTCGCCAGCTTGCCTTCATGCGTCACCTTCAGGCCGAAGACATCCTTCACATAGAAGACGTCGATGGCCTTCTCGCCGAAGGTGGAGACCTTGGCCGAACTGATCTGCAGGGTCAGGTTCGACAGCGCGCGGGTCAGGTCGTAGAGCAGGCCGGGACGGTCGCGGCCGCTCACCTCGATCACCGTATGGGTGGTGGAGGCGTTGTTGTCGATCAGCACGCGCGGCGGCACATGGAAGACGCGGGTGCGGCTGGCCTGGGTGGTGCGGCGGGTCGACAGGTCGTTCAGCGGCTTCAATTGGCCCGACAGCACCTTCTCGATCATCACCGACAGCTTGGCCAGCTTGTCGCCGCTCTCGAAGGCGCAACGCACACAAAAAATTGCAACTGATTTACACTCATTGTGATATGTTTGTGAATCATTTCGCGTATAAAATGTTATTTACAAAATGAAATATACTTATGATCATTTATCGAGGCAGAAGCACCTCTCAAATAGAGATGCATTATTATTAGCAACTAAGGAGGGTTGGAGATGGTCGGCTTTGTTAACTTCCCTAACGATGAAGACAATCCAGATAGCAACTTCTTTGGTCGTTGGGTCGACCTCGGACCTGTAAAGCTTGAAGAAAACGTGACAATCGAATGTTATTTCAGAACAAATGTGAATGCGAGAATGCCCCTCATCGGCTGGTTTGTCAGCAATGAGGAAGGTAATATAACCAATCAACTTTCAATCTCCGTCGGCCCAAAGATCCTTGGTGATGACAGGCCGATGTCATTTGTAAATGTTGCTTACAATTCTCATAAATACACAGTTCCTGATAGAAATAAAAGAATAAAATTTCTTATGGATGGTAAATGGCATCAAATTTCACTAAAAATTACAACTATAAAAAAAGAATTTGTCCAGAAAACCCAAGGACTTGATGTTTATATAGATGGAAATCTGGTTGGGGGAGCATCAGAAACACATATTTTTCAAGACAATCCAGAAACTGGTCGTCTTGTTTTAGGAAATGGCATGTTTTCAGTACAAGGCATAGATTATCAAAGCTGGATTGGAGATATTTCTGAAGTCAGAATATGGAATGGTGACAGGAATTTTCTGCCATACACTCGCGAGCCCGTGGCAGTTGATGCCGAATATCTGCGCGGCTATTGGCCTTTTTGGGGGGCGTACCCCAACGGCAAACAGAATGTGAGCACAAAGAGCTCGACTGGAACCTTTTCATCCCCCATCTTCAAAGACACCGTCTTCATGATCGAGAATGGCGGTTATTATAATCTCTACACGGATACGATCCTGAATGGGGTTTATAAAAAATTTCCACAATTTGAGACGGCAGCGGATAAGGAAGCAATTACATATATATTGGATGAACTAAAAAGCCAATCCCATGGGCGCGTCATCCAGAAAAATGTAGATAATCTGACTGAGTTTAGAAATATCTATAAAAACAGCTTAAACTCTATTGGGAACATATTTTCCTCTCTATCGAATCTGATTCCAAAAAAGGAATGGAATAATGATGATGTGAAAAAATCTTTTGAAATTGTAAAAGGGCAGCTCCTTGTTGAGCTGAATGCCGTTACGTTGGTATACAACTGCAGCAGCCGTCTATATGATTTCATGGATAATTATGCGATCAATGCCGAAAGTGCATTGACATCCTTGGCAAAACTATCGCCGATTCCCGACGATGTCGACGTGCAGATCGATATAGAAAAATACATCGAAGCCGCTCAATTGGCTTTGCGGGTGATATCGATCATTCTGGTTGAAAACAATCAGGAGACGCAATCCGAACAATCCCTGATAAACCCGGAAAAGGCAGTCGAAAATTTCGGGACCGCACTCGAAATCGCATCGGCGGTCATCGATTATTCAAACCCAAAGCCAACCGTATCCACGGATGGGGTCGTAACTTCAAATTATGTAAACATGAATAAAAAATTCATCAATTATTACAATGAGAGAAACGCAAAAATTGAATCTGTGGCAAAAGAAATGGTCGCAGATTGGGGTAAGCTGGAGTTCATTTCGCAAGACAATCGGGAGTTTATTTTTCCAAGAATATTAAGCGATTACGCCGCAAATGTCCTAAGGAGAAAAATTGCGAAGGAATTTGCCCTGTCGTGCCTATCAAGTTATTATACAAAATTCGTCTTTACCAACATGACGGAACCTTATCCATCCTATACCGGCATGGAGAATTTCCAGAAAATCGATATGAAGTTGGCAAAGGTAGAAGAATATTGGAGCTATATAGCGGGGAAGAAAAAATACAAGATAACCACGATATGCCGAGCCAACAATGGAAAAATTACAGAAGCTCCATCATTCGATATAGTCGATAATATTAACAATTTATTTGGTGGAGACACCATATCAACTCACTCGATACTATCCTATGACGACTTCAAAACAGAAACCCGCAATTGCGGAAACGGCCTTATCACCTTCTCCAAAGAAGGTTTCTCTGAGGAACAACTAAAGGAGTACATCGCGAACTGGGGCGATGAAGGTGATGGGCGAACCGTAACCGCGCCATAGCAACGGAAGGCGATCCACGGCTCGTTGCCCCTACAGCGTCGTGCGTTTTATATCAAACGCACGACGCTGTAGGCTTTTGTTCAGCGATAGGATAGACGCTCCAAATCGATTCCGATTTTGCGCGATCCGATCCGGCGCCATGCATCCTTCCGAATGCATGACGCCAGGAGTGCCGTAGAGCCGAAGGAGCGGTGACATCCGTCACCGGTGCCGGCCGACCGGATTTCGGGATCAGCGCCCGCCCTCGCCCTCGCCCCCGGTCACCTTCGTCCGCGTCCGCTTCACCGTGGCCGGCGGCGGGGCGTCGCCGCTGGGGTCGTCGAGCGCGCTCAGCAGGCGTTCCTTGATCTTCGCCAGTTTGCCCTCATGCGTCACCTTCAGACCGAAGACGTCCTTCACATAGAAGACGTCGATGGCCTTCTCGCCAAAGGTGGAGACCTTGGCCGAGCTGATCTGCAGGGTCAGGTTCGACAGCGCGCGGGTCAGGTCGTAGAGCAGGCCGGGACGGTCGCGGCCGTTCACCTCGATCACCGTGTGGGTGGTGGAGGCGTTGTTGTCGATCAGCACGCGCGGCGGCACATGGAAGACGCGGGTGCGGCTGGCCTGGGTGGTGCGGCGGGTCGACAGGTCGTTCAGCGGCTTCAATTGGCCCGACAGCACCTTCTCGATCATCACCGACAGCTTGGCCAGCTTGTCGCCGCTCTCGAACGCACCGCCACCGGCGGCGTCCTGCACCGAGAAGACGTCGAGCGCCATGCCGTTGGTCATGGTGAAGATGCGGGCATCGACGATGTCGGCGCCACAGGCGGCCAGCGCCCCGGCAAGGCGAGAGAACAGACCGCTGTGGTCGGTGGCGTAGATCGTCACCTCCGTCACCGCGCGGCCGCGGTCGACGCGGGTCTGCACCGTCAGCGGACGCTGCTCCCGCTCCGCATCGCGGACGATGCGGGCCTGATGGGCCAGCGTTTCGGCGTCGAAGGCCAGCCAGTAGGCGGGGTAGCCAAGGCCCTTGTGATGCTCGAAGGCGGCGTCGTCGAAGTCGGTCAGCTCGGCACGCAGGGCGGACTGGGCCGACTGGATGCGCCGCCCCCTGCCCTCCACCGTCATGCCGCCGGACATCATCTCTTCGGAACGGTTGTAGAGCTCGCGGAGCAGCGTGGCCTTCCAGTTGTTCCAGCGTTGCGGACCCACCGCGCGGATGTCCGCCACCGTCAGCACCAGCAGCAGGCGCAGGCGTTCCGGCGACTGGACCAGCGCCACGAAGTCGCGGACGGTCTTGTCGTCCTCCAGATCGCGCTTGAAGGCGGTGTGCGACATGGCCAGGTGCCAGCGCACCAGCCACGCCACCGTCTCCGTCTCCTCCGCCGTCAGGCCAAGGCGTGGGCAGAGCTTCTCCGCCACGCGGGCGCCCAGCACCGAATGGTCGCCGCCGCGGCCCTTGGCGATGTCGTGCAGAAGCACGGCGACATAGAGCGCCCGCTTCGACACCACCTTGTGGATCACCTCGGTGGACAGCGGCAGCTCGTCGGCATGCTCGCGTGCGGCGATCTTGTGCAGGATGCCGAGGGCGAACAGCGTGTGCTCGTCCACCGTGTAGACATGGTACATGTCATATTGCATCTGCGCGACGACCCGGCCGAAGTCGGGGATGAAGCGGGCCATCACCCCGGCCTCGTTCATGCGGCGCAGCGTGATCTCCGGATCCTTCGGCCCGGTCAGGATGTCGAGGAACAGCCGGTTGGCCTCCGGATCGTTGCGCAGCTTCGGCCCGATGGCGGACAGAGAGCGGGTGATGGAGCGCAGCGCCGCCGGGTGGATGTCGATGTCGTGGATCTGGGCGGTGTGAAACAGGCGGATCATGTCGATCGGCTGTTCCTTGAACTGCTTGTCGCTGCGGGCGTTCAGCCGCTCGCCGTCGACGATGAAGCCGTCCACGTCCTTGCGCCGGGCGACCGAGGCCAGCCGCAGCAGGTTGAACTTGGGCGGACGCTTCGATTCGGCCTCCAGCGCCGCGCAGAAGATGCGCGTCAGGTCGCCGACATCCTTGGCGACCAGGAAGTAATGCTTCATGAAGCGCTCGACGCCCTTGGTGCCGGCATGGTCGGTATAGCCCATGGCGGCGCCGATGCTGGTCTGGACGTCGAAGGTCAGGCGGTCTTCCAGCCGGCCGGTCAGGTAATGCAGGTGGCAGCGCGCGGTCCACAGGAAGTTCTGCGCCTTGGCGAAGCGCTGCGCCTCCTCCGGCGTCAGCACCTTCTTGCCGACCAGCTCATCGACGCCCTCGACGCGGTAGAGATACTTGGCGATCCAGAACAGGGTCTGCAGGTCGCGCAAGCCACCCTTGCCGTCCTTCAGGTTGGGTTCCAGCACATAGCGGCTGTCGCCCATCTTCAGGTGCCGGTTGTCGCGCTCCGCCAGCTTGGCCTCGACGAATTCGGGGCCGGAGCCGGCGACGACCTCCTTGTCGTAGCGCTTGCGCAGCTCGGCGAACAGCTTCCCCGGACCCCAGAGATAGCGCGATTCGAGAATGGCGGTGCGGATGGTGACGTCGGCCTTGGACTGGCGGATGCAATCGTCCACGCTGCGCACGGCATGGCCGACCTTCAGCCCCAGATCCCACAGGATATAGAGCATGTATTCGACCACCTGCTCCACCCGTGGCGTGCGCTTGTAGGGCAGCAGGAACAGCAGGTCGATGTCGGAGAAGGGCGCCAGCTCGCCACGGCCATAGCCGCCGGTGGCCGCCACGTCGAACACCTCGCCGGAGGTCGGGTTGGCGGTGGGGAAGATGAAGCGGACGGTGAAATCGGCAAGCGTGCCCACCACCCGGTCGGCGAGATAGCAGTTCTCCCGCACGCACTGTTCGCCCGATCCGCCATCGTCAAAGCGGCGCCGCACCTCCGCCCGCCCTTCGGCCAGCGTCTTGCGCAGGCAGGCGATCAACGCCGGGCGCAGCTTGTCGCCGGTGCCGTGTTCGGCGACCAGATCCTCAAGCTCCCCCGACAGCTTGCGGCGGGAGATGATGGCGCGCTTGTTGGGGATGGCCGACGCAGGGGTTTCAGGCGGAGTCGGCGTCTTGGAGCGGGCGGACAGCATCGGTCGGGGAAAACCTCGGCATTCTGGCGGCTTTCGGGCGATCCGGACTGGCCGCGGCATTCGCACTATAGCGGTAAAGCCTTCAGGTAGCACGCCCGCACTGGAAAACCAGCCCCACCGGCATGCTGCGGGATTCACAGATCTCACGGGCCATCAAGGCACTGCGATCACGGTACTTCTTCGGCCGTCATTCCCGCGAAGGCGGGAATCCATCCGTTCAAGGCGCTTGAATGCGGAGTTTCCTGGATCCCCGCCTTCGCGGGGATGACGCAAAGTTCCTTTGGTTCCAGGGGCTTAATGTCGCTCCAGGATCTGTGCATGCCACAGCACCGGCATGGGGGAGTGACGGCCGTCACAGCGCCACCCGGATTGCGGGGACAGACTGTCCCGCAAGGATCGCAATGCGGGAGACGGATCATGGCCGGCGGGAAGAGCATGGATCGCGCGGCGGGCGAGTCCCCGGCGAAGGGGCGGCGGGAGCTGGCGGCACTGAACGATGCGCTGA is part of the Azospirillum lipoferum 4B genome and encodes:
- a CDS encoding [protein-PII] uridylyltransferase codes for the protein MLSARSKTPTPPETPASAIPNKRAIISRRKLSGELEDLVAEHGTGDKLRPALIACLRKTLAEGRAEVRRRFDDGGSGEQCVRENCYLADRVVGTLADFTVRFIFPTANPTSGEVFDVAATGGYGRGELAPFSDIDLLFLLPYKRTPRVEQVVEYMLYILWDLGLKVGHAVRSVDDCIRQSKADVTIRTAILESRYLWGPGKLFAELRKRYDKEVVAGSGPEFVEAKLAERDNRHLKMGDSRYVLEPNLKDGKGGLRDLQTLFWIAKYLYRVEGVDELVGKKVLTPEEAQRFAKAQNFLWTARCHLHYLTGRLEDRLTFDVQTSIGAAMGYTDHAGTKGVERFMKHYFLVAKDVGDLTRIFCAALEAESKRPPKFNLLRLASVARRKDVDGFIVDGERLNARSDKQFKEQPIDMIRLFHTAQIHDIDIHPAALRSITRSLSAIGPKLRNDPEANRLFLDILTGPKDPEITLRRMNEAGVMARFIPDFGRVVAQMQYDMYHVYTVDEHTLFALGILHKIAAREHADELPLSTEVIHKVVSKRALYVAVLLHDIAKGRGGDHSVLGARVAEKLCPRLGLTAEETETVAWLVRWHLAMSHTAFKRDLEDDKTVRDFVALVQSPERLRLLLVLTVADIRAVGPQRWNNWKATLLRELYNRSEEMMSGGMTVEGRGRRIQSAQSALRAELTDFDDAAFEHHKGLGYPAYWLAFDAETLAHQARIVRDAEREQRPLTVQTRVDRGRAVTEVTIYATDHSGLFSRLAGALAACGADIVDARIFTMTNGMALDVFSVQDAAGGGAFESGDKLAKLSVMIEKVLSGQLKPLNDLSTRRTTQASRTRVFHVPPRVLIDNNASTTHTVIEVNGRDRPGLLYDLTRALSNLTLQISSAKVSTFGEKAIDVFYVKDVFGLKVTHEGKLAKIKERLLSALDDPSGDAPPPATVKRTRTKVTGGEGEGGR